In Lagenorhynchus albirostris chromosome 14, mLagAlb1.1, whole genome shotgun sequence, one DNA window encodes the following:
- the TXNL4A gene encoding thioredoxin-like protein 4A isoform X2 has protein sequence MSYMLPHLHNGWQVDQAILSEEDRVVVIRFGHDWDPTCMKMDEVLYSIAEKVKNFAVIYLVDITEVPDFNKMYELYDPCTVMFFFRNKHIMIDLGTGNNNKINWAMEDKQEMIDIIETVYRGARKGRGLVVSPKDYSTKYRY, from the exons ATGTCGTACATGCTCCCGCACCTGCACAATGGCTGGCAAGTGGATCAGGCCATCCTCTCGGAAGAAGACCGCGTGGTCGTCATTCGGTTTGGACACGACTGGGACCCTACTTGTATGAAGATGGACGAGGTTCTGTACAGCATAGCTGAAAAG GTTAAAAATTTCGCAGTTATTTATCTTGTGGATATTACAGAAGTACCTGACTTCAACAAAATGTATGAGTTATACGATCCGTGCACTGTCATGTTTTTCTTCAG GAACAAGCACATCATGATCGACCTGGGCACTGGCAACAACAACAAGATCAACTGGGCCATGGAAGACAAGCAGGAGATGATCGACATCATCGAGACGGTGTACCGGGGGGCCCGGAAGGGCCGCGGCCTGGTCGTGTCCCCGAAGGACTACTCCACCAAGTACAGATACTGA
- the TXNL4A gene encoding thioredoxin-like protein 4A isoform X1: MSYMLPHLHNGWQVDQAILSEEDRVVVIRFGHDWDPTCMKMDEVLYSIAEKVTQPRLTTRPAFRLVISSCWIALPVKNFAVIYLVDITEVPDFNKMYELYDPCTVMFFFRNKHIMIDLGTGNNNKINWAMEDKQEMIDIIETVYRGARKGRGLVVSPKDYSTKYRY, encoded by the exons ATGTCGTACATGCTCCCGCACCTGCACAATGGCTGGCAAGTGGATCAGGCCATCCTCTCGGAAGAAGACCGCGTGGTCGTCATTCGGTTTGGACACGACTGGGACCCTACTTGTATGAAGATGGACGAGGTTCTGTACAGCATAGCTGAAAAGGTAACGCAGCCCCGCCTCACAACGCGTCCCGCCTTCCGTTTGGTCATTTCATCGTGTTGGATTGCTTTGCCG GTTAAAAATTTCGCAGTTATTTATCTTGTGGATATTACAGAAGTACCTGACTTCAACAAAATGTATGAGTTATACGATCCGTGCACTGTCATGTTTTTCTTCAG GAACAAGCACATCATGATCGACCTGGGCACTGGCAACAACAACAAGATCAACTGGGCCATGGAAGACAAGCAGGAGATGATCGACATCATCGAGACGGTGTACCGGGGGGCCCGGAAGGGCCGCGGCCTGGTCGTGTCCCCGAAGGACTACTCCACCAAGTACAGATACTGA
- the TXNL4A gene encoding thioredoxin-like protein 4A isoform X3, translating to MYELYDPCTVMFFFRNKHIMIDLGTGNNNKINWAMEDKQEMIDIIETVYRGARKGRGLVVSPKDYSTKYRY from the exons ATGTATGAGTTATACGATCCGTGCACTGTCATGTTTTTCTTCAG GAACAAGCACATCATGATCGACCTGGGCACTGGCAACAACAACAAGATCAACTGGGCCATGGAAGACAAGCAGGAGATGATCGACATCATCGAGACGGTGTACCGGGGGGCCCGGAAGGGCCGCGGCCTGGTCGTGTCCCCGAAGGACTACTCCACCAAGTACAGATACTGA